A DNA window from Anaerolineae bacterium contains the following coding sequences:
- a CDS encoding PRC-barrel domain-containing protein: MKRMFYITLTIFVFVGLLAWVRTLSPDPAYPEEALTSDICTFIDHRITNSASANLGTIKNVVVDMKDGHPIYVVVSFDDPAFKGKTAMIPHKNKIVPIPWEKLTFGPAQGAILLEADETMLANSPQLDNPSQGIGPNLDAEIQQYWVKAEEGEPCCPCRWCPVWWN; the protein is encoded by the coding sequence ATGAAGCGAATGTTCTATATTACCTTAACGATTTTCGTGTTTGTGGGGCTTTTGGCCTGGGTCAGAACGTTGTCGCCAGACCCAGCCTATCCAGAAGAGGCATTAACTTCAGATATTTGCACTTTCATTGACCATAGAATCACCAACTCTGCCAGCGCCAATCTGGGGACCATCAAAAATGTTGTTGTAGACATGAAAGACGGCCATCCGATTTATGTTGTTGTTTCTTTTGACGACCCGGCGTTTAAGGGTAAAACGGCAATGATACCCCATAAGAATAAGATTGTGCCCATTCCCTGGGAGAAATTGACCTTTGGGCCGGCACAGGGGGCAATATTGCTGGAGGCCGATGAGACAATGCTGGCTAACTCGCCCCAGCTTGATAACCCCTCGCAGGGGATCGGCCCGAATTTAGATGCCGAAATTCAGCAATATTGGGTTAAGGCAGAAGAGGGGGAACCATGCTGTCCTTGCCGGTGGTGCCCTGTCTGGTGGAATTAA
- a CDS encoding S9 family peptidase → MLPLKQLLCTPGVDPDYGFDLSPDGTKVAFAWNPTGRWEIYEAPIDGTVAPRQISNGPGAKFAPRYSPNGTRLAYAADFDGGENFHLFIFNLTQKRQADLTPNIGCALLPHFAWSPDGARIALLADRPGHFSVYTLPADGGDMQLVLDAGRPAWDVRWSPNGRWLAVEVDWRGQDHTIFLVSMVDGTTTQLVEDGVLLNAMHPAWSPDSQRLAFCADPHGWYDLGFYHLAGGVVEWASGGSGDDISPAWSAAGGLAYLHRHGALTRLAVRQPGEKIVYHQLGEGVHARPTFTPDGRQIVLTFNSPRWPNDLWRFTLADNRFCPLTRSWPATLPGESFIIPEEIYYPGLDGARIPALLYRPENSNAFSPAVVVIHGGPNWHVSVMWFPLMAHLAGRGWVVLAPNYRGSTGYGRAWQTANRFDLGGIDTQDCAAAALYLAREGLADPARIAVTGRSHGGYLTMTCLTQFPELWAAGSAVAPFLNWFTAHQNSRPDLQYWDLENMGDPRENYERWHQHSPFFFLEQIKAPVQLICGEHDPRCPPSEAVAAAQKLQALGRKVELLCYPDEGHVFLKLENLLDSELRRVSFLAAALENP, encoded by the coding sequence ATGCTCCCTCTCAAACAATTGTTATGCACTCCGGGCGTAGACCCCGACTACGGCTTTGACTTATCGCCGGATGGAACTAAAGTTGCTTTTGCCTGGAACCCAACCGGCCGTTGGGAAATTTACGAAGCGCCAATTGACGGAACCGTTGCGCCGCGCCAGATTTCAAACGGGCCGGGCGCAAAATTTGCGCCCCGCTACTCCCCCAACGGCACTCGTCTGGCTTACGCCGCCGATTTTGACGGCGGTGAAAATTTCCACCTCTTTATCTTTAACCTGACCCAAAAGCGGCAGGCCGATCTCACGCCGAATATTGGCTGCGCCCTCTTGCCCCACTTTGCCTGGTCGCCGGATGGCGCCCGCATTGCCCTGCTCGCCGACCGGCCCGGCCATTTCAGCGTTTACACCCTCCCGGCTGACGGCGGCGACATGCAGTTGGTGTTGGATGCGGGCCGTCCGGCCTGGGACGTGCGCTGGTCGCCAAATGGGCGCTGGCTGGCCGTGGAAGTGGACTGGCGCGGCCAGGACCATACCATCTTCCTTGTCTCAATGGTTGACGGTACAACCACTCAACTGGTTGAAGACGGCGTGTTGCTCAACGCCATGCACCCGGCCTGGTCGCCCGACAGCCAACGCCTGGCCTTCTGCGCCGACCCGCATGGCTGGTACGACCTTGGATTTTATCACCTGGCCGGCGGCGTGGTGGAATGGGCCAGTGGCGGCAGCGGCGACGATATTTCTCCGGCATGGTCTGCCGCTGGCGGGTTGGCTTACCTGCATCGCCACGGCGCGCTGACCCGGCTGGCTGTGCGGCAGCCGGGCGAAAAAATAGTTTATCATCAATTAGGGGAGGGTGTTCATGCCCGCCCCACCTTTACGCCGGACGGCCGCCAGATTGTCCTGACCTTCAACAGTCCGCGTTGGCCCAACGATTTGTGGCGTTTTACCCTGGCCGACAATCGGTTTTGCCCGTTAACCCGCTCCTGGCCCGCTACCCTGCCCGGCGAATCCTTTATTATCCCTGAAGAGATTTATTATCCCGGCCTTGATGGCGCCCGGATTCCGGCGTTGCTTTACCGGCCTGAAAACTCTAATGCCTTCAGCCCGGCGGTGGTGGTTATTCACGGCGGGCCAAACTGGCATGTTTCGGTGATGTGGTTTCCCTTGATGGCCCACCTGGCCGGCCGGGGCTGGGTGGTGCTGGCCCCCAATTATCGCGGCTCCACCGGCTACGGCCGAGCCTGGCAAACGGCCAACCGTTTTGACCTGGGCGGCATTGACACGCAGGATTGCGCCGCCGCCGCCCTTTACCTGGCCCGCGAGGGTCTGGCCGACCCGGCCCGCATTGCCGTGACCGGCCGCAGCCACGGCGGCTACCTGACCATGACCTGCCTGACCCAATTTCCTGAGCTATGGGCGGCGGGATCGGCGGTGGCGCCGTTTCTTAATTGGTTCACCGCCCATCAAAATTCTCGCCCCGATCTGCAATATTGGGACCTGGAAAACATGGGCGATCCCCGGGAAAATTACGAGCGGTGGCACCAACATTCGCCCTTCTTTTTCCTGGAGCAGATCAAAGCGCCGGTGCAATTAATTTGCGGCGAGCATGATCCCCGCTGCCCGCCAAGCGAAGCGGTGGCCGCCGCCCAAAAATTGCAAGCCCTGGGTCGTAAAGTAGAGTTGTTATGCTACCCCGACGAAGGGCACGTTTTCCTTAAACTTGAGAATCTGCTGGACTCAGAACTCCGCCGCGTCTCATTTTTGGCTGCTGCGTTGGAAAATCCCTAA
- a CDS encoding amino acid permease, with protein sequence MYLSQVKRLLIGDPIPNSHELHERLDKVRALAVFASDPISSNAYATEAIMSILILLGSGALAMTLPLAMGIAALVLTVIFSYIQTIIHYPEGGGAYTVAKDNLGTMPSLIAAAALLTDYVLTVSVSVSAGVRAFTSAFPQYYDYRLLLTLLIILVITWVNLRGVRESGTIFALPTYAFVIGVLVVIVIGLARYFELFGAAPINIVTTTVPPVSDFIGFAYAWLLLRAFAAGTTALTGIEAISNGVQAFKPPESKNGAQTMVAMGIMAMSLFIGISFLATHLHLIPRETESILSQLARAVTGGGFLYYWVQLFTMLILVLAANTAYQDFPRLSAFLSRDGFMPRWMQNRGDRLVYSAGIVVLASLAAIIAIAFDADEIRMLPLYALGVMTSFTLSQAGMFRLMGKVAKVPPGEQVHTGSTTIHYEGGWWWKRGLNAIGSVVTFVVLIILIVTKFIEGAWIVVLAIPLIIWLFISIKHHYDGVAEALSTRNFSLKDMHEVADMVIIPIGDVHLGTLRALRYAKRFSNNVYAVSIVTSPQNKEYLKRRWQRFPEITDGINLVQITYDFRDVLTPLVNYIGQAVAEHPQQLITVVVPEFIPTTAIARLLHNQTANMLRLRLRGYPGVVIIDVPYHI encoded by the coding sequence ATGTATCTCTCACAAGTTAAGCGCCTGCTCATTGGCGACCCTATCCCTAACAGCCACGAGCTGCACGAGCGGCTGGACAAAGTGCGGGCGCTGGCCGTTTTTGCTTCAGATCCCATCAGCAGTAACGCCTACGCTACCGAAGCCATCATGAGCATTCTGATTTTGTTGGGCAGCGGCGCGTTGGCTATGACCTTGCCGCTGGCCATGGGCATTGCCGCCCTGGTTTTGACCGTTATCTTCAGTTATATTCAAACCATTATCCACTACCCGGAAGGAGGCGGGGCTTACACCGTGGCCAAAGATAATCTGGGCACCATGCCTTCTCTAATTGCCGCTGCCGCCCTGCTCACCGACTACGTTCTTACTGTCTCGGTATCAGTTTCAGCCGGGGTGCGGGCTTTCACCTCGGCTTTTCCCCAGTATTATGATTATCGCCTGCTACTGACTTTATTAATCATCCTGGTGATCACCTGGGTCAACCTGCGGGGGGTGCGAGAAAGCGGTACCATTTTTGCTCTGCCTACTTACGCCTTTGTCATCGGCGTGCTGGTGGTGATAGTGATTGGGCTGGCGCGCTACTTTGAATTGTTTGGGGCTGCGCCCATAAACATAGTCACCACCACCGTGCCGCCGGTCAGCGACTTCATCGGATTTGCGTATGCTTGGTTGCTGCTACGAGCCTTTGCCGCCGGCACAACCGCCCTGACCGGCATCGAAGCCATCAGTAACGGGGTGCAGGCTTTTAAGCCCCCAGAGTCGAAAAATGGGGCCCAGACCATGGTGGCCATGGGCATCATGGCGATGTCGCTCTTCATCGGCATTTCATTCCTGGCAACCCATTTACACCTGATTCCCCGTGAAACAGAGAGTATCCTGTCACAACTGGCTCGCGCAGTTACCGGCGGCGGTTTTCTATATTATTGGGTGCAATTATTTACCATGCTCATCCTGGTGCTGGCCGCCAATACCGCGTATCAGGATTTTCCCCGCTTGAGCGCGTTTCTGTCTCGGGACGGTTTTATGCCCCGCTGGATGCAAAACCGGGGCGACCGGCTGGTTTACAGCGCCGGGATTGTTGTGTTGGCCTCGCTGGCCGCCATCATCGCCATTGCCTTTGACGCCGACGAAATTCGGATGCTGCCCCTGTATGCCCTGGGCGTAATGACCAGTTTTACCCTATCCCAGGCCGGGATGTTCCGCTTGATGGGGAAAGTGGCCAAAGTTCCGCCGGGCGAGCAGGTTCACACCGGCAGTACCACCATCCATTACGAAGGCGGCTGGTGGTGGAAACGCGGCCTCAACGCGATTGGTTCGGTAGTAACCTTTGTGGTGTTAATCATTCTGATTGTCACCAAATTTATTGAAGGGGCCTGGATTGTGGTGCTGGCTATACCGCTCATTATCTGGTTGTTCATTTCCATCAAACATCACTACGACGGCGTGGCCGAAGCCCTGAGCACTCGTAATTTTTCCCTCAAGGATATGCATGAGGTGGCCGATATGGTCATTATCCCGATTGGGGACGTCCACCTGGGCACCCTGCGCGCCCTGCGTTATGCCAAACGTTTTTCAAATAACGTATACGCGGTCAGCATTGTCACCAGCCCGCAAAACAAAGAATACCTGAAACGTCGTTGGCAGCGCTTCCCGGAGATTACGGATGGGATTAACCTGGTGCAGATCACCTATGATTTCCGCGACGTGCTGACGCCCCTGGTAAATTACATCGGGCAGGCTGTGGCCGAACATCCCCAACAACTTATCACCGTCGTTGTGCCGGAGTTTATTCCCACCACGGCGATTGCCCGGCTATTACACAACCAGACCGCCAATATGCTCCGCTTGCGCCTGCGTGGTTATCCGGGTGTGGTGATTATTGACGTCCCCTATCATATTTAA
- a CDS encoding potassium-transporting ATPase subunit F: MAILYGIAGFIAIALLVYLLVMLVRGEKF, encoded by the coding sequence GTGGCAATTTTATATGGCATTGCAGGGTTTATTGCCATTGCCCTGTTGGTTTACCTGCTGGTGATGTTGGTGAGGGGAGAAAAATTCTAA
- a CDS encoding trimethylamine methyltransferase family protein, producing the protein MNLNLLSLQDIEAIHQATLRILGETGVILTEPQSREILTGAGAAVQDQRVLLPPDLVEKCIVQAGKRPTLLGRNGISRTLGDGALSFHNLGGAREVYDAAGSTRRPATIQDVQNATRLLDALDNCHTITPFFTPCDVPGPVMSLSMYRHALPHTVKPLQGPGIQYAAEVRYAVKMAEVIGHPAQVLTLSLSPVSPLTIPDHEAEAIIEIARMGITFGPLPCPTAGMTAPFSIAGAIAQQNAEILFALVLAQLVRPGLPMIYCGRLAMMEPRTALAVWGGVELGLLSAGTVQLGHHYGLPVNVYGFSTNAHTCDVQNGFERAIGAVIPALAGADELSGIGEMEAGVMGSYAQMVLDNEFAAGILRLRRGFSVTAEALAVDEIAEVMRSTRNFMAQLHTVKYLRAGEMLLTRLAERDSWNTWEQGGRQGMAERAQAEAERLLREHHVPPLAEAQEKELAMLLAAAEKELVK; encoded by the coding sequence ATGAACCTTAACCTTTTGTCACTTCAAGATATTGAAGCCATCCATCAGGCCACATTGCGTATTTTGGGCGAAACCGGCGTAATTTTAACCGAGCCTCAGAGCCGCGAAATTCTCACCGGGGCCGGGGCCGCCGTGCAGGATCAGCGCGTCCTCCTACCCCCCGACCTGGTGGAAAAATGTATTGTTCAGGCCGGTAAAAGACCCACTTTATTAGGCCGTAACGGAATCAGCAGAACGTTAGGCGACGGCGCGCTGTCTTTCCACAACCTGGGCGGCGCGCGGGAGGTGTACGACGCCGCCGGCAGCACTCGCCGCCCGGCCACCATCCAGGATGTGCAAAACGCCACCCGCCTGCTGGATGCGCTGGACAACTGCCATACCATCACCCCCTTTTTTACCCCCTGCGACGTGCCCGGCCCGGTGATGTCGCTCTCAATGTATCGCCACGCCCTCCCCCATACCGTCAAACCGTTGCAAGGGCCGGGCATCCAATATGCCGCCGAAGTGCGTTATGCGGTTAAAATGGCCGAGGTCATTGGCCACCCGGCCCAGGTGTTGACCCTATCCCTGTCGCCGGTCAGCCCGCTGACCATCCCTGACCACGAAGCCGAAGCAATCATTGAGATCGCCCGGATGGGCATTACCTTTGGTCCTCTACCCTGCCCCACTGCCGGAATGACCGCGCCGTTCTCAATAGCCGGGGCCATTGCCCAACAAAATGCCGAGATACTTTTTGCCCTGGTGTTGGCCCAACTCGTCCGCCCCGGCCTGCCGATGATTTACTGCGGCCGGCTGGCCATGATGGAACCGCGCACAGCCCTGGCCGTGTGGGGAGGGGTTGAGCTGGGCCTGCTCTCGGCGGGCACGGTGCAACTTGGCCACCATTATGGGCTGCCGGTGAACGTGTACGGTTTTTCTACCAATGCGCACACCTGCGATGTGCAAAACGGTTTTGAGCGGGCGATAGGCGCGGTGATTCCGGCCCTGGCCGGCGCCGACGAACTTTCAGGCATTGGCGAGATGGAGGCCGGCGTGATGGGGTCTTATGCCCAGATGGTGCTGGACAACGAATTTGCGGCCGGTATTTTGCGCCTGCGTCGTGGTTTTAGCGTCACTGCCGAAGCCCTGGCCGTGGACGAAATTGCCGAAGTCATGCGCTCTACCCGCAACTTCATGGCCCAACTGCACACTGTTAAATACCTGCGAGCCGGGGAAATGCTGCTGACCCGCCTGGCCGAGCGCGACTCGTGGAATACCTGGGAGCAGGGCGGCCGGCAGGGCATGGCCGAACGCGCCCAGGCCGAAGCCGAACGCCTCTTGCGTGAACATCACGTGCCGCCATTGGCTGAAGCGCAGGAAAAAGAATTGGCCATGCTGCTGGCCGCGGCTGAAAAAGAATTGGTCAAGTAG
- the kdpA gene encoding potassium-transporting ATPase subunit KdpA: MTSSGWLQIGFYLLMLLLMVKPLGTYMACVYSGDCTPLDRLLGPVERLLYRLAGVNPQQEMDWKIYALAMLLLNGLGFLALYLILRLQNLLPLNPQHLGPVEAHTALNIAISFATNTNWQNYGGETTLGYLPQMLGLTVQNFVSAATGMAVLVALIRGLSRQSAQAIGNFWVDLTRTILYILLPLSLALSLLLVSQGVVQTFQAAQTVPLLQPTTDTGGNLVTEQVLAVGLAASQIAIKQLGTNGGGFFNTNSAHPFENPTLLSNFFEMLAILLIPAALCYTFGQMVGDTRQGWAILIFMNLFFIPLLALNVSAEYGGNPILTTLGIDQAATDLQPGGNMEGKEVRFGVANSALWATATTAASNGSVNSMHDSYTPLGGLVELFLMQLGEVIYGGVGSGLYGLLVFAIVAVFVAGLMVGRTPEYLGKKIEVFEMKMAAIAILIPPMMVLLGTAAALTTGYGSSGIQNSGPHGFSEILYAYSSQGNNNGSAFAGYGANTPFVNITGGLAMLFARYWVALPALAIAGSLARKKKVPPSSGTLPTHTPLFIGWLAAVVLIVGALSFLPALALGPIVEQLLLYQGVVF; the protein is encoded by the coding sequence ATGACCAGTAGTGGCTGGCTGCAAATTGGTTTTTATCTACTCATGCTTCTGCTGATGGTGAAACCGTTGGGCACGTATATGGCCTGCGTGTATAGCGGTGATTGTACCCCCTTGGACCGGCTGCTTGGGCCGGTTGAACGATTACTTTACCGGCTGGCCGGGGTGAATCCTCAACAAGAGATGGATTGGAAAATTTACGCCCTGGCGATGCTGCTGCTCAATGGGCTGGGTTTTCTGGCGCTCTATCTGATTTTACGCCTGCAAAACCTGCTGCCGTTAAACCCGCAACACCTGGGGCCGGTAGAGGCCCACACCGCCCTGAACATTGCCATCAGTTTTGCCACCAACACCAACTGGCAAAATTACGGCGGCGAAACCACACTGGGCTACCTACCCCAAATGCTGGGGCTAACCGTGCAAAACTTTGTATCGGCGGCCACCGGAATGGCTGTGCTGGTCGCCTTGATTCGAGGGTTATCGCGACAATCTGCCCAAGCTATCGGGAATTTCTGGGTGGATCTGACTCGCACTATCCTCTACATCCTGCTACCCCTGTCACTGGCCCTATCCCTGCTATTGGTTTCGCAGGGCGTCGTACAAACCTTCCAGGCCGCCCAGACTGTCCCGTTACTGCAACCCACCACCGATACCGGCGGCAATCTTGTCACCGAGCAGGTATTGGCCGTTGGCCTGGCAGCCTCGCAAATTGCCATCAAACAGTTAGGCACCAACGGCGGCGGCTTCTTTAACACCAACTCGGCTCATCCGTTTGAAAACCCCACCCTGCTCTCCAACTTTTTTGAAATGCTGGCCATTTTGCTCATTCCGGCGGCATTATGTTACACCTTTGGTCAGATGGTGGGTGATACCCGCCAGGGCTGGGCGATTTTGATTTTTATGAACCTTTTCTTTATTCCCTTATTGGCTCTCAACGTTAGCGCCGAGTACGGCGGCAATCCCATTTTAACCACCCTGGGCATTGACCAAGCAGCCACCGACCTGCAACCCGGCGGTAATATGGAAGGCAAAGAGGTGCGTTTTGGCGTGGCCAACTCGGCCCTGTGGGCTACGGCGACCACCGCCGCCTCCAATGGCTCGGTCAACTCAATGCACGATTCCTACACCCCCCTGGGCGGGCTGGTTGAACTATTCTTGATGCAACTGGGCGAAGTTATCTATGGCGGAGTTGGCTCCGGCCTGTATGGTTTGCTGGTTTTTGCCATTGTGGCTGTATTTGTGGCCGGGCTAATGGTGGGCCGCACCCCGGAATATTTGGGTAAAAAAATTGAAGTGTTTGAAATGAAAATGGCCGCTATTGCCATCCTTATCCCGCCAATGATGGTCCTGCTGGGCACCGCCGCTGCCTTGACGACCGGCTACGGGTCAAGCGGTATTCAAAACAGCGGGCCGCATGGTTTTAGCGAAATTTTGTACGCTTACAGTTCGCAGGGCAACAACAACGGCAGCGCTTTTGCCGGCTACGGAGCTAACACCCCCTTCGTCAACATCACTGGTGGGCTGGCCATGCTCTTTGCTCGCTACTGGGTGGCCCTGCCTGCCCTGGCCATTGCCGGGTCGCTGGCACGCAAAAAGAAAGTGCCACCCAGTTCCGGCACGCTGCCTACCCACACCCCCCTGTTCATTGGTTGGCTGGCAGCAGTGGTGTTGATTGTTGGCGCACTCAGTTTTCTCCCGGCGCTGGCCCTGGGGCCAATTGTAGAGCAGTTGTTGCTCTATCAGGGAGTCGTTTTTTAG